A section of the Candidatus Eisenbacteria bacterium genome encodes:
- a CDS encoding isocitrate/isopropylmalate family dehydrogenase: FTGRRLYLTNFTGEKRLDLEKPEWFDVIVTTSMFGHIIADLGAMLQGGLGIAAGGHIHPGQVSMFEPVHGSIPKYAGKNIACPVAAIGAVGMLLDHIGERRAARLVDMAIESLLVERKVTSLSTDSGLSTDRVGSMMLEEMKRLEKTL; the protein is encoded by the coding sequence TTCACCGGGAGGAGGCTATACCTGACCAATTTTACAGGAGAAAAAAGACTTGACCTGGAGAAACCGGAGTGGTTTGATGTGATAGTTACTACCAGCATGTTCGGACACATCATTGCCGATTTGGGTGCGATGCTCCAGGGGGGACTGGGAATTGCTGCGGGCGGGCACATTCACCCCGGGCAGGTTTCAATGTTCGAGCCGGTGCACGGTTCAATTCCAAAGTACGCCGGGAAGAATATTGCGTGTCCTGTCGCGGCAATCGGAGCGGTCGGGATGCTCCTCGACCACATAGGCGAGCGAAGGGCCGCCAGACTCGTGGATATGGCAATTGAGAGCCTCCTTGTCGAAAGGAAAGTCACATCACTTTCAACAGATTCAGGCCTCTCGACAGACCGGGTTGGCAGTATGATGCTTGAGGAGATGAAAAGGCTGGAAAAGACCTTGTGA